One genomic region from Bacteroidota bacterium encodes:
- a CDS encoding ATP-binding protein codes for MRSIKFRYAASIFVLIASLVIFVDLYFPAQQRKQYVEAYENELAVISETLGLGLAIGLRDDNYESLQFVFDFARSDERFVFVLVKDAENQTIASYPEGLELSEADLAGNLFKGDDVLINKSGIEIGDQVFGEIYMAYSLRQLNDLITQSRNQTLIIGALILMLGLVLAYVVAIRLTRPIELLTKATRALKEGDYTVRANVSTRDETGILATNFNEMARTIAGKTDELEARAEELTESVAALEKAKDDIQKAHRETEQLLSSISSVVIGVDQAGIVRRWNIVAAQLFELSEEHVLGQPLRVLDEKWSLGSLENHFKEGMNHEFTMVDDVKYETREGRAGFLNVTINIVRDADAKAQGYLILAADITEKKNLESQLSQAQKLESLGQLAAGVAHEINTPIQYIGDNTRFLEVAFKRLDSVLGKSQELVESFKEGAVLDTLISEVEQSIAASKMAYMREEIPFAIEESLVGVTQVASIVQSMKLFSHPGTKEKDLNDINAALESTLNVARNEWKYVADVVTEFDPDLPKVPSLQSELNQVFLNLIVNAAHAITPIIKDKPNQKGTITVSTSVVDRFAEIRIRDNGTGIPEKIQAKVFDLFFTTKEVGKGTGQGLAVAHNVVTEKHGGVITLESEEGVGTVFIIKLPLEEAEVSQQ; via the coding sequence ATGAGATCAATAAAATTTCGGTATGCGGCAAGCATCTTTGTACTGATTGCAAGTTTGGTGATCTTCGTAGACCTGTACTTTCCCGCCCAGCAACGAAAGCAGTACGTCGAGGCCTACGAAAACGAACTGGCCGTTATCAGTGAAACCCTGGGACTAGGTCTGGCTATCGGTCTACGGGATGATAATTACGAGAGTCTGCAATTCGTTTTTGATTTTGCGCGCAGTGACGAAAGATTCGTCTTTGTTTTGGTCAAAGATGCGGAGAACCAGACCATCGCTTCGTATCCCGAAGGGCTGGAGCTTAGCGAGGCGGATCTTGCAGGGAATTTATTCAAAGGAGATGATGTACTGATCAACAAGTCGGGTATAGAAATTGGCGATCAGGTATTTGGTGAGATATACATGGCGTACTCGTTGCGTCAATTGAATGACCTGATTACGCAAAGTCGAAATCAAACCCTGATTATTGGGGCCCTCATTCTCATGTTGGGCTTGGTTTTAGCCTACGTAGTTGCTATAAGATTAACGCGTCCAATCGAGTTACTTACCAAAGCCACCAGGGCACTGAAGGAAGGAGACTACACGGTTCGGGCGAACGTGTCCACCCGCGACGAGACGGGTATTCTTGCGACGAATTTTAATGAAATGGCGAGGACCATTGCTGGGAAAACGGATGAGTTGGAGGCACGCGCTGAGGAGCTTACGGAATCCGTTGCAGCATTGGAGAAAGCCAAGGATGATATTCAGAAGGCCCATCGAGAGACAGAGCAACTGCTTTCCTCCATTTCATCTGTAGTGATAGGGGTGGACCAGGCTGGCATTGTGAGACGCTGGAATATTGTAGCTGCGCAGTTATTTGAACTATCGGAAGAGCACGTGTTGGGGCAACCGCTGCGTGTTCTGGATGAGAAATGGAGCCTTGGTAGTCTGGAAAACCATTTCAAGGAAGGCATGAATCACGAGTTCACCATGGTGGATGACGTGAAATATGAGACCAGGGAGGGGCGCGCCGGCTTCCTAAATGTGACCATTAATATTGTCCGTGATGCGGATGCTAAAGCGCAGGGTTACCTGATTCTGGCCGCTGATATTACAGAAAAAAAGAACCTGGAAAGCCAGCTTTCGCAGGCGCAAAAACTGGAGTCTCTCGGACAATTGGCGGCCGGCGTAGCACACGAAATCAATACACCAATCCAGTACATCGGCGACAATACGCGGTTTCTGGAAGTTGCATTTAAACGGCTGGATAGCGTGCTCGGCAAAAGCCAGGAACTTGTTGAAAGCTTCAAAGAAGGCGCTGTACTTGATACGCTGATCAGCGAGGTTGAGCAAAGTATTGCAGCTTCAAAAATGGCTTACATGCGCGAAGAGATCCCCTTTGCAATAGAAGAGTCTCTTGTTGGTGTAACGCAGGTTGCATCTATTGTGCAATCCATGAAACTCTTTTCTCATCCCGGCACAAAGGAAAAGGATCTAAACGACATCAATGCTGCACTTGAGAGTACCCTCAACGTCGCGAGAAACGAATGGAAATACGTGGCAGATGTTGTGACTGAATTTGATCCGGATCTGCCCAAAGTGCCAAGCCTGCAAAGCGAATTGAACCAGGTGTTTCTGAATTTAATAGTGAACGCTGCGCACGCCATTACCCCAATTATCAAGGATAAACCCAATCAGAAAGGCACCATAACGGTAAGCACCAGTGTCGTCGACAGGTTTGCTGAAATCCGCATTCGAGACAATGGCACCGGCATACCGGAAAAAATTCAAGCCAAAGTATTCGATCTGTTTTTTACGACGAAAGAAGTAGGCAAAGGCACCGGGCAGGGGCTTGCCGTGGCGCACAATGTAGTCACCGAAAAGCATGGTGGGGTCATAACACTTGAGTCCGAAGAAGGCGTGGGGACGGTCTTCATAATAAAATTACCCCTTGAGGAAGCGGAAGTAAGCCAACAATAG